A DNA window from Sphingopyxis macrogoltabida contains the following coding sequences:
- a CDS encoding PspC domain-containing protein, producing MKQGFRKNRRDGMVFGVCAGMADQFGIDVLWTRIAFVALTLLGFGLPLLVYLTVAILAP from the coding sequence ATGAAACAGGGTTTTCGCAAGAATCGTCGCGATGGCATGGTCTTCGGCGTTTGCGCCGGCATGGCCGACCAGTTCGGCATCGACGTCTTGTGGACGCGCATCGCCTTTGTGGCGCTGACGCTGCTTGGCTTCGGCCTGCCATTGCTGGTGTATCTGACCGTCGCGATCCTCGCGCCCTAG
- the recF gene encoding DNA replication/repair protein RecF (All proteins in this family for which functions are known are DNA-binding proteins that assist the filamentation of RecA onto DNA for the initiation of recombination or recombinational repair.): MTLIRLSLTDFRNHAGADLAAEAGLVALHGDNGAGKTNILEAISLLAPGRGLRRAPLSDMVRDGAGGGFAIFAEVQADRALPPVALGTGIEAAHPRRRLVRINGAAAAAASLGEWIAVLWLTPAMDRLFVETAGSRRRFLDRLVLALDPRHAQHSNRYDAALRARGKLLADLAVADQQWLTSLEAQLAEHGAAMDAARQSMLASLAAELAGQPDAPFARPLLTLTDSDGAARTAPHDPEALKAIFASRRRIDAAAGRATAGPHRDDLSAVHAATGRAAARCSTGEQKAMLLSLILAHSDCVARLRGARPVLLLDEVAAHLDPLRRAALYDRLAGQGGQAWLTGTEAALFADMPGPVTRFRIAGGRIAPG, encoded by the coding sequence ATGACGCTGATCCGCCTTTCGCTGACCGATTTTCGCAATCACGCCGGCGCGGACCTTGCAGCGGAGGCGGGACTGGTCGCGCTGCACGGGGACAATGGCGCGGGCAAGACCAATATATTGGAAGCGATTTCGCTGCTTGCGCCGGGGCGCGGGCTGCGAAGGGCGCCCCTGTCCGACATGGTGCGCGACGGGGCGGGCGGCGGCTTTGCGATCTTCGCCGAGGTGCAGGCGGACCGAGCGCTGCCGCCGGTCGCGCTCGGAACGGGGATCGAGGCCGCGCATCCCCGACGCCGGCTGGTCCGGATCAACGGCGCCGCTGCGGCCGCCGCCTCGCTCGGTGAATGGATCGCGGTGCTGTGGCTGACCCCGGCGATGGACCGGCTGTTCGTCGAGACGGCGGGCAGTCGCCGCCGCTTCCTCGACCGGCTGGTGCTCGCGCTCGACCCCCGGCACGCGCAGCACAGCAACCGCTATGACGCGGCGCTGCGCGCGCGCGGCAAATTGCTTGCCGACCTCGCGGTGGCCGATCAGCAATGGCTGACCAGTCTTGAGGCACAGCTCGCCGAGCATGGCGCTGCGATGGATGCGGCGCGGCAGTCCATGCTGGCGTCGTTGGCGGCCGAGCTTGCCGGGCAGCCCGACGCGCCCTTTGCCCGGCCGCTGCTGACGCTCACCGACAGCGACGGCGCTGCACGGACGGCGCCTCACGACCCGGAAGCACTCAAGGCGATATTTGCATCGCGGCGCCGGATCGACGCCGCGGCGGGCCGCGCGACTGCGGGGCCGCACCGCGACGACCTGTCCGCCGTTCATGCCGCGACAGGGCGCGCCGCGGCGCGCTGTTCGACCGGCGAGCAGAAGGCGATGCTGCTGTCGCTCATTCTGGCGCACAGCGATTGCGTTGCGCGGCTGCGCGGGGCGCGGCCGGTGCTGTTGCTCGACGAGGTCGCCGCGCACCTCGATCCTCTCCGTCGCGCCGCGCTGTACGATCGGTTGGCCGGGCAGGGCGGGCAGGCGTGGCTGACCGGGACCGAAGCGGCGCTCTTCGCCGACATGCCGGGACCGGTGACGCGCTTTCGCATCGCCGGTGGACGGATCGCGCCGGGCTGA
- a CDS encoding Hsp70 family protein, translating into MISDATALGLDFGTTNTVVALADEQGGSQLVEFAGDEATGAVFRSALCFWEEERAWQGVAHEAGPWAIAEYLQSPLDSRFVQSFKSVAASPSFERAMIWGKPYRFEDMGRLFLQRLVAHAGGRLDTRPRRVVVGRPVEYAGARPDAALARQRYDLMLAAFGTEVYYVHEPLGAAHSYAARLTEPATILVADFGGGTTDFSIVRVAAPGSPRRCVPLASSGIGIAGDRFDYRIVDRLILPLLGKGGNYRSFDKLLEIPGGYFADFADWSRLALMRNRRTLDELRRLQRDATDPEPIGRMIALIEHEQGFPLYDAVGRLKRALSDVEAAEFRFSGDGVDIAAEVRRSDFEGWIADDLRRIEAAMDAALAKASVDAAGIDRIFLTGGSSLIPAIRALFDRRFGGERIATGGELTSIAHGLALIGAEPDPSEWTV; encoded by the coding sequence ATGATCAGCGACGCCACCGCGCTCGGTCTCGATTTCGGGACGACCAACACCGTCGTCGCGCTCGCCGACGAGCAGGGCGGATCGCAGCTTGTCGAGTTCGCGGGCGACGAGGCGACCGGCGCGGTATTCCGCTCCGCCCTGTGTTTCTGGGAAGAAGAGCGCGCCTGGCAAGGCGTCGCGCACGAGGCGGGGCCGTGGGCGATCGCTGAATATCTCCAGTCGCCGCTCGACAGCCGTTTCGTCCAGTCGTTCAAGAGCGTCGCGGCAAGCCCGTCGTTCGAGCGCGCGATGATCTGGGGCAAACCCTATCGCTTCGAGGATATGGGCCGCCTGTTCCTCCAGCGGCTGGTCGCGCATGCCGGCGGGCGGCTCGACACGCGGCCGCGCCGCGTCGTCGTCGGGCGCCCCGTCGAATATGCTGGCGCGCGGCCCGACGCCGCACTAGCGCGCCAGCGGTACGACCTGATGCTCGCGGCGTTCGGGACCGAGGTCTATTATGTCCACGAACCGCTCGGCGCCGCGCACAGCTATGCGGCGCGGCTGACCGAGCCGGCGACGATCCTTGTCGCAGATTTCGGCGGCGGCACCACCGACTTTTCGATCGTCCGCGTCGCTGCGCCGGGCAGCCCGCGCCGCTGCGTGCCGCTCGCCTCGTCGGGGATCGGCATCGCGGGCGACCGTTTCGACTACCGGATCGTCGATCGCCTGATCCTGCCGCTGCTCGGCAAGGGCGGCAATTACCGCTCGTTCGACAAATTGCTCGAAATCCCGGGCGGCTATTTCGCCGACTTTGCCGACTGGTCGCGGCTGGCGCTGATGCGCAATCGCCGGACGCTCGACGAACTCAGGCGGTTGCAGCGCGACGCCACCGATCCCGAACCGATCGGCCGGATGATCGCGCTGATCGAGCATGAGCAGGGCTTTCCGCTGTATGACGCGGTCGGGCGGCTCAAGCGGGCGCTGTCGGATGTCGAGGCGGCCGAGTTCCGTTTTAGTGGCGACGGCGTCGACATCGCCGCCGAGGTGCGCCGCAGCGATTTCGAAGGCTGGATCGCCGATGACCTCCGCCGCATCGAAGCCGCCATGGATGCGGCGCTGGCGAAGGCAAGCGTCGACGCCGCAGGCATCGACCGCATCTTCCTGACCGGCGGCTCGTCGCTGATCCCGGCGATCCGCGCGCTTTTCGACCGCCGTTTCGGTGGCGAGCGCATCGCGACGGGCGGCGAGCTGACCTCGATCGCGCACGGGCTGGCGTTGATCGGTGCCGAGCCCGATCCGTCCGAATGGACGGTTTGA